A single region of the Streptomyces virginiae genome encodes:
- a CDS encoding TetR/AcrR family transcriptional regulator — MVRARSEERRGEIVRAAVEVIAERGYRGASLATVAERVGLTQQGLLHYFPTKEALLVAVLEERDRWDTGGGSRAAADTWRLDLLASLVEYNAMRPGIVQTFSALLGESVTDGHPAREFFTERYAQVRGEMAAVLRAEFGDRLPSGLTPEQAAPLLTAVMDGLQYQWLLAPESVDMPAAFRAFLTLLRGPDPT; from the coding sequence ATGGTCAGGGCGAGGAGCGAGGAGCGCCGCGGGGAGATCGTCCGCGCGGCCGTCGAGGTCATCGCCGAGCGCGGCTACCGGGGCGCGTCCTTGGCCACCGTCGCCGAACGCGTGGGCCTGACCCAGCAGGGGCTGCTGCACTACTTCCCGACGAAGGAGGCGCTGCTGGTCGCGGTGTTGGAGGAGCGCGACCGGTGGGACACGGGCGGCGGCTCGCGTGCCGCGGCCGACACCTGGCGCCTGGACCTGCTGGCCTCGCTGGTCGAGTACAACGCCATGCGCCCGGGCATCGTGCAGACCTTCTCGGCGCTGCTGGGCGAGAGCGTCACCGACGGGCACCCGGCCCGGGAGTTCTTCACCGAGCGCTACGCGCAGGTCCGCGGGGAGATGGCGGCGGTGCTGCGCGCCGAGTTCGGCGACCGCCTGCCCTCGGGGCTCACCCCGGAGCAGGCGGCCCCGCTGCTGACGGCGGTCATGGACGGACTCCAGTACCAGTGGCTGCTCGCCCCCGAGTCCGTGGACATGCCCGCCGCCTTCCGGGCCTTCCTGACCCTGCTGCGGGGGCCGGACCCGACCTAG
- a CDS encoding putative quinol monooxygenase, which produces MIFIVVKFPVKPEHVDAWPDKVAPFTRATRAEPGNLWFEWSRSLEEPDTYVLVEAFQDDAAEAHVTSEHFRAALETMRPLVTRTPEIVSTTIEGANGWSRMGELQID; this is translated from the coding sequence GTGATCTTCATTGTGGTGAAATTCCCCGTCAAGCCCGAACATGTCGACGCGTGGCCCGACAAGGTCGCGCCCTTCACCCGGGCCACCCGCGCCGAGCCCGGCAACCTCTGGTTCGAGTGGTCGCGCAGCCTGGAGGAGCCGGACACCTACGTCCTGGTCGAGGCCTTCCAGGACGACGCCGCCGAGGCGCACGTCACCTCGGAGCACTTCCGCGCCGCGCTGGAGACGATGCGGCCGCTGGTGACCCGTACCCCCGAGATCGTCAGCACCACCATCGAGGGCGCGAACGGCTGGAGCCGGATGGGCGAGCTCCAGATCGACTAG
- a CDS encoding NAD(P)-dependent oxidoreductase encodes MDTAQKIAFLGLGRMGAPMARHLLSRGYELTVWNRTPGKAGPLVEAGAVLAPSPVEAVRDADLVVTMLADPRALRAVAESVLPALRPGTHWIDTSTVGPDPVRELAGRLPAGVTLIDAPVMGSVDRAGAGELWVLAGGGPPPGPVRAVLDALGEVTECGPLGSGAALKLVLINAAVGGVALVAEALRLGGALGLPEELVRGQLARGPLAGAVARAYADASHFPISLAAKDVALATAHAALPVLESVHTALTSRPDLADRDLSALRARPARAAGRDFAHRPDQPA; translated from the coding sequence ATGGACACCGCACAGAAGATCGCGTTCCTCGGCCTCGGCCGCATGGGCGCCCCGATGGCCCGTCATCTGCTGTCCCGCGGGTACGAACTGACGGTGTGGAACCGCACGCCGGGCAAGGCGGGACCGCTGGTGGAAGCCGGCGCCGTGCTCGCGCCCTCGCCCGTCGAGGCGGTGCGCGACGCCGACCTGGTCGTCACGATGCTGGCCGACCCGCGGGCGCTGCGGGCCGTCGCCGAGAGCGTCCTGCCCGCGCTGCGTCCGGGCACGCACTGGATCGACACCTCGACGGTGGGCCCGGACCCGGTGCGGGAGCTGGCGGGGCGACTGCCGGCGGGGGTGACGCTGATCGACGCGCCGGTGATGGGGAGCGTCGACCGCGCGGGTGCGGGGGAGTTGTGGGTGCTGGCGGGCGGCGGCCCGCCGCCCGGCCCGGTCCGGGCCGTCCTCGACGCGCTCGGCGAGGTCACCGAGTGCGGGCCGCTCGGCTCCGGGGCCGCCCTGAAGCTGGTCCTGATCAACGCGGCGGTCGGCGGGGTGGCCCTGGTGGCCGAGGCGCTGAGGTTGGGCGGTGCCCTGGGCCTGCCGGAGGAGCTGGTCCGCGGACAGCTGGCCCGCGGGCCGCTGGCGGGCGCGGTGGCCCGTGCGTACGCCGACGCCTCGCACTTCCCGATCTCCCTGGCCGCCAAGGACGTGGCCCTGGCCACCGCCCACGCGGCGCTGCCGGTCCTGGAGTCGGTGCACACGGCGCTGACGTCCCGTCCGGACCTGGCCGACCGGGACCTCTCCGCCCTCCGCGCCCGACCCGCCCGGGCGGCGGGACGGGACTTCGCCCACCGCCCGGATCAACCCGCATAA
- a CDS encoding LysR family transcriptional regulator, which produces MPTSHSLYEVFLRVAHLASFTAAARSLGYTQSAVSRQIQTLENEWGTPLFDRLPRGVRLTEAGRVLLPHAEAVGERLRTARAELDALRALDAGRLRIGAFSTADAALLPRALAAFRARHPGVSVTRTEGPSAKHLALLAAGDLDLAVVADTSAQPPSGCTPHHLLDERMYVALPSGHRLAGQADVRLAELADEEWIAADTRPEKTLMHSAPAGGFRPRTGFVAADWIAKQGFVAAGLGVTLIPALAASSARADLALVPLHPDDTPRRRVYAATPHGIAPSPAALAFLALLVEVAAGLTS; this is translated from the coding sequence ATGCCCACTTCGCACAGCTTGTACGAGGTCTTCCTGCGCGTGGCCCACCTGGCCTCCTTCACCGCCGCCGCCCGGTCCCTGGGCTACACCCAGTCCGCGGTCTCCCGGCAGATCCAGACCCTGGAGAACGAGTGGGGCACCCCGCTCTTCGACCGTCTCCCCCGCGGGGTCCGCCTGACCGAGGCCGGCCGCGTCCTGCTCCCGCACGCCGAGGCCGTCGGCGAGCGGCTGCGCACCGCCCGCGCCGAACTCGACGCGCTGCGCGCCCTCGACGCCGGGCGGCTGCGGATCGGCGCCTTCTCCACCGCCGACGCCGCCCTGCTGCCCCGGGCACTGGCCGCCTTCCGGGCCCGCCACCCCGGCGTGAGCGTCACCCGCACCGAAGGCCCCTCCGCCAAGCACCTGGCCCTGCTCGCCGCCGGTGACCTCGACCTCGCCGTCGTCGCCGACACCTCCGCGCAGCCACCCTCCGGCTGCACCCCGCACCACCTTCTGGACGAGCGGATGTACGTGGCCCTGCCGAGCGGCCACCGGCTCGCCGGGCAGGCCGACGTACGGCTGGCCGAACTGGCCGACGAGGAGTGGATCGCGGCCGACACCCGGCCCGAGAAGACCCTGATGCACTCCGCGCCGGCCGGTGGCTTCCGCCCGCGCACCGGTTTCGTCGCCGCCGACTGGATCGCCAAGCAGGGCTTCGTCGCCGCCGGCCTCGGCGTCACCCTCATCCCGGCGCTCGCCGCCTCCTCCGCGCGGGCCGACCTCGCGCTCGTCCCCCTGCACCCGGACGACACCCCGCGCCGCCGGGTCTACGCCGCCACCCCGCACGGGATCGCCCCCTCCCCCGCCGCCCTCGCCTTCCTGGCCCTGCTCGTGGAGGTCGCCGCCGGGCTGACATCCTGA
- a CDS encoding carbon-nitrogen hydrolase family protein, protein MKIAAAQLTCTPADVRANVAQAADLAARARAQGAELVVFPELTLTGYALDALAADPGLWTAADDPRLDPLRSAGIATAVNVALPTGGPRPALATLVHDADGAHVTTYAKQHLYEHEQEVFERGRGDGRFELGGIRFSLGICFDNHFPELPGRGAADGCRVHLASSLYGTGDGIHERATVYPGIAREHGLYVVLANHVGPAGRWTGCGRSAVWAPGGALLAEADDRTPSVVTASVATASV, encoded by the coding sequence GTGAAGATCGCCGCAGCACAGCTGACCTGCACCCCCGCCGATGTCCGGGCCAATGTCGCGCAGGCCGCGGACCTCGCCGCCCGGGCCCGCGCACAGGGCGCCGAACTGGTGGTGTTCCCCGAGCTCACGCTCACCGGCTACGCACTCGACGCGCTGGCCGCCGACCCCGGCCTGTGGACGGCCGCCGACGACCCGCGGCTGGATCCGCTGCGCTCCGCCGGGATCGCCACCGCGGTGAACGTCGCCCTGCCCACCGGCGGGCCGCGCCCCGCCCTCGCGACGCTGGTCCACGACGCGGACGGCGCGCACGTCACGACGTACGCGAAGCAGCACCTGTACGAGCACGAGCAGGAGGTCTTCGAGCGCGGCCGGGGCGACGGGCGCTTCGAGCTCGGCGGGATCCGCTTCTCCCTGGGCATCTGCTTCGACAACCACTTCCCCGAGCTGCCCGGCCGGGGCGCCGCCGACGGCTGCCGGGTGCACCTGGCGAGCTCCCTCTACGGGACGGGCGACGGGATCCACGAGCGCGCCACCGTGTACCCGGGGATCGCGCGGGAGCACGGCCTGTACGTGGTCCTCGCCAACCACGTCGGCCCGGCCGGCCGGTGGACCGGCTGCGGCCGCTCGGCCGTGTGGGCCCCCGGCGGCGCCCTGCTGGCCGAGGCGGACGACCGTACGCCCTCGGTGGTGACGGCCTCCGTCGCGACGGCCTCGGTGTGA
- a CDS encoding hotdog fold domain-containing protein, which yields MSDFETITVPERLHGYPGVAFGGYVAGVLAARAAAKDVRVDFRRPVPTGAPVRLAATADGGCELTDGELLLATATPVEAPATSCPEAPSWDRAVAAAEAFRADPPDGQADCFGCGLERTPATGLRLHCGTVPGRELVAAAWTPAPELGGPDGLLPPELVWGALDCPGNAAGRLLDGRRAGAVTAVLGARLLRPVPVGEGLVSYAWMLSSADRKYTVGTALATADGELCAVAEALWVQPRV from the coding sequence ATGAGCGACTTCGAGACGATCACGGTTCCGGAACGCCTCCACGGATATCCGGGGGTGGCCTTCGGCGGCTACGTGGCGGGCGTACTGGCCGCCCGCGCCGCCGCGAAGGACGTACGGGTGGACTTCCGGCGGCCCGTGCCGACCGGGGCACCGGTACGGCTCGCCGCGACCGCCGACGGCGGCTGCGAGCTGACGGACGGCGAACTGCTGCTGGCCACGGCCACCCCGGTCGAGGCTCCCGCCACGTCGTGCCCCGAAGCCCCGTCCTGGGACCGGGCGGTGGCGGCCGCCGAGGCCTTCCGGGCCGACCCGCCGGACGGTCAGGCCGACTGCTTCGGCTGCGGCCTGGAGCGGACGCCCGCCACCGGGCTGCGCCTGCACTGCGGTACGGTGCCGGGCCGCGAGCTGGTCGCCGCCGCGTGGACGCCCGCGCCCGAACTGGGCGGCCCGGACGGGCTGCTGCCGCCCGAGCTGGTGTGGGGCGCGCTGGACTGCCCGGGGAACGCTGCCGGGCGCCTGCTGGACGGCCGCCGGGCCGGGGCGGTGACCGCCGTGCTCGGCGCGCGGCTGCTGCGGCCGGTGCCGGTGGGCGAGGGGCTCGTCTCCTACGCCTGGATGCTGTCGTCGGCGGACCGCAAGTACACCGTGGGCACGGCCTTGGCCACGGCCGACGGCGAACTGTGCGCCGTCGCCGAGGCCCTGTGGGTCCAGCCGCGCGTGTGA
- a CDS encoding winged helix-turn-helix transcriptional regulator, which produces MAVARRPGADQCGIAAAMSVIDGKWKVSLLWVLDQRPHRFGELRRLLPGISEKVLAAQLRELETDGIVHREVYEEVPPRVEYSLTPLGQDLNAALKPLGAWGGKHLLAETV; this is translated from the coding sequence ATGGCGGTGGCACGAAGGCCTGGTGCGGATCAATGCGGGATCGCCGCGGCGATGTCCGTGATCGACGGGAAGTGGAAGGTGTCGCTCCTGTGGGTGCTGGATCAGCGGCCCCACCGGTTCGGGGAACTGCGCAGGCTCCTCCCCGGCATCTCGGAGAAGGTGCTCGCCGCCCAGCTGCGCGAGCTGGAGACCGACGGCATCGTGCACCGCGAGGTGTACGAGGAGGTCCCACCGCGCGTCGAGTACTCCCTGACCCCCCTGGGCCAGGACCTGAACGCGGCCCTGAAACCCCTGGGGGCGTGGGGCGGCAAGCACCTGCTGGCCGAGACCGTGTGA
- a CDS encoding NAD(P)-dependent oxidoreductase, whose translation MTDTTARFSLTLIGLGDMGTAMARTWLAAGHALTVWNRTPAKAEALAAEGASVAANPAAAVAANTLVVVCLLDDESVGSALEGIDLTGKDLVNLTTGTPGEARARAAWAEERGARYLDGGIMATPTMIGVPEAGGYVFHSGSRALFETHRAVLEVPAGSRFVGEDPGHAALHDVALLSAMWGMFAGISHAYALTEGEDIAPKDLAPLLSEWLGAMGFFVGNAAERLTSRDFTSGVVSNLAMQVTGSGTMLRTAEEQGVSSELVLPYVDLLRRRLAADPAAHGGEDTTGAILLLKR comes from the coding sequence ATGACCGACACCACAGCTCGCTTTTCCCTCACCCTCATCGGCCTCGGCGACATGGGCACCGCCATGGCCCGCACCTGGCTCGCCGCCGGGCACGCCCTGACCGTCTGGAACCGCACCCCCGCCAAGGCCGAGGCCCTGGCCGCCGAAGGAGCCTCGGTCGCCGCGAACCCGGCCGCCGCGGTCGCCGCGAACACGCTGGTCGTGGTCTGTCTGCTGGACGACGAAAGCGTCGGGTCCGCCCTGGAGGGGATCGACCTGACCGGCAAGGACCTCGTCAACCTCACCACCGGCACGCCGGGCGAGGCGCGCGCCCGCGCCGCCTGGGCCGAGGAGCGCGGCGCCCGGTACCTGGACGGCGGGATCATGGCCACGCCGACGATGATCGGCGTCCCCGAGGCGGGCGGATACGTCTTCCACAGCGGCTCGCGCGCGCTCTTCGAGACCCACCGGGCGGTGCTGGAGGTCCCGGCCGGCTCCCGCTTCGTCGGCGAGGACCCGGGGCACGCCGCCCTGCACGACGTGGCGCTGCTCAGCGCGATGTGGGGGATGTTCGCCGGCATCTCGCACGCCTACGCCCTGACGGAGGGCGAGGACATCGCCCCGAAGGACCTGGCTCCGCTGCTGTCCGAGTGGCTCGGCGCGATGGGCTTCTTCGTCGGGAACGCCGCCGAGCGGCTGACCTCGCGGGACTTCACCTCGGGGGTGGTCTCCAACCTGGCCATGCAGGTCACGGGCAGCGGCACGATGCTCCGCACCGCCGAGGAGCAGGGGGTCAGCTCCGAGCTGGTCCTCCCGTACGTGGACCTGCTGCGCCGCCGGCTGGCCGCGGACCCGGCCGCGCACGGCGGGGAGGACACCACGGGGGCCATCCTGTTGCTGAAGCGGTAG